The following are from one region of the Rosistilla carotiformis genome:
- a CDS encoding DUF1559 domain-containing protein, translating into MKRQGFTLVELLVVIAIIGILVGLLLPAVQAAREAARRMQCSNNLKQLGLALHNYHDTHLAFPAVAMPYTEGLSLHVSLMPYIEQQNLFDQFILNEAFSSTNNRPLTQTINAAFICPSATEKVADDTSADYTTHYYGVLGPTGINPNSGTAYKERTNGGHGGSSEQGLFFQRRYRAFSDILDGTSNTLAFGEISWTDRNGLSTRYRAYTRGGTIDSHWGSAKNVAHPINSDYTANFNDMSFGSNHPGGIQVGVCDGSVRFIGETVDFNTYLSVASMDGGEVAKLD; encoded by the coding sequence ATGAAGCGTCAAGGCTTTACTCTGGTCGAACTGCTTGTCGTAATTGCCATTATTGGCATTCTAGTGGGGTTGCTATTGCCGGCAGTCCAAGCGGCACGCGAGGCAGCGCGGCGGATGCAGTGCAGCAACAATCTCAAGCAGCTCGGTTTGGCGTTGCACAACTACCACGACACCCATCTGGCATTTCCCGCAGTTGCGATGCCATACACGGAGGGGCTGAGTCTGCATGTCTCGCTCATGCCGTATATCGAGCAGCAGAACCTGTTCGATCAGTTCATTTTGAATGAAGCGTTCAGTTCGACTAACAACCGACCGTTGACTCAAACTATTAATGCAGCATTCATCTGCCCGAGTGCAACGGAAAAGGTCGCTGACGATACCTCAGCCGACTACACAACGCACTATTACGGCGTGCTTGGTCCGACCGGCATCAACCCAAATTCGGGAACGGCGTACAAGGAGCGGACCAACGGGGGGCATGGCGGCAGTTCGGAACAAGGGCTCTTCTTTCAGCGTCGCTATCGAGCGTTCTCCGATATCCTTGACGGCACTTCCAATACGCTTGCGTTTGGTGAGATTTCTTGGACCGATCGAAACGGTTTGTCGACTCGTTACCGTGCGTACACGCGAGGTGGCACGATCGATTCGCACTGGGGTTCTGCCAAAAACGTTGCGCACCCCATCAACTCCGACTACACCGCCAATTTTAATGACATGAGCTTTGGTAGCAATCATCCAGGTGGTATTCAAGTCGGGGTGTGCGATGGGTCGGTGCGTTTCATTGGTGAGACCGTCGATTTCAACACGTATCTTTCTGTCGCGAGCATGGACGGTGGCGAGGTCGCGAAACTCGACTGA
- a CDS encoding DUF423 domain-containing protein, protein MHANQASGTAVRRVLMIAGFLGASGIMAGAFTAHGLETWLIEQGYEEVATKRVGQADVGVRYHLLHAVALVGMAAVAGHYNRGKYLTIITLMTLGTLLFSGSLYLLVALNLPVMGAITPLGGLAWIAAWILVALPRKL, encoded by the coding sequence ATGCACGCAAACCAAGCCTCTGGAACCGCAGTCCGCCGCGTTTTGATGATCGCCGGTTTCCTGGGAGCCAGCGGAATCATGGCCGGCGCTTTCACCGCCCACGGACTGGAGACCTGGCTGATCGAGCAGGGCTATGAAGAAGTCGCCACCAAGCGAGTCGGTCAAGCCGACGTGGGCGTGCGATACCATCTGCTGCACGCCGTCGCGTTGGTCGGCATGGCAGCGGTCGCCGGGCACTACAACCGCGGCAAATATCTGACGATCATCACGCTGATGACGCTTGGCACCCTGCTCTTCAGCGGCAGCCTGTACCTTCTGGTCGCGCTCAACCTTCCCGTGATGGGAGCGATCACGCCGCTGGGCGGACTCGCCTGGATCGCCGCTTGGATCCTAGTCGCCCTGCCCCGCAAGTTGTAA
- a CDS encoding response regulator transcription factor, which yields MTDPAAETQSQADAPKILIVDDDNEIVDSIRYALEANGYQVVVARDGNQGLALAERENPQLMILDMMMPKRSGFLVLEKLRRVREEPLPVVMITGNEGSRHKAYAELLGVSDYIRKPFAMDKLIASVAKLLAQT from the coding sequence ATGACTGATCCTGCTGCCGAAACTCAGTCGCAAGCCGATGCTCCAAAGATCCTGATCGTCGATGACGACAATGAGATCGTCGATTCGATCCGGTACGCTCTGGAAGCCAACGGGTACCAGGTGGTAGTGGCACGAGACGGCAACCAGGGACTCGCGTTGGCCGAGCGAGAGAATCCGCAGCTGATGATCCTGGACATGATGATGCCCAAGCGCAGCGGATTCCTGGTTCTGGAAAAGCTCCGCCGCGTCCGCGAAGAACCGCTACCGGTCGTCATGATCACTGGCAACGAGGGAAGCCGACACAAGGCGTACGCCGAACTGCTGGGCGTGAGCGATTACATCCGCAAGCCGTTTGCGATGGACAAATTAATCGCCAGCGTCGCGAAACTGCTGGCCCAAACCTAA
- the rpmB gene encoding 50S ribosomal protein L28, with protein MARQCEVCGKRVQMGNRIETRGKAKYLGGVGTKITGISRRKFVPNLQRVKVSLTTGENKSIRCCTQCIRSGSIRKVVKVKPFELESKTKK; from the coding sequence ATGGCACGCCAGTGTGAAGTTTGTGGCAAGCGGGTCCAAATGGGCAACCGCATTGAAACCCGCGGTAAGGCAAAGTATTTGGGAGGCGTTGGTACCAAGATCACTGGTATCTCGCGTCGCAAATTTGTTCCCAACCTGCAACGCGTCAAAGTTTCGTTGACGACCGGCGAAAACAAGTCGATCCGCTGCTGCACCCAGTGCATCCGCAGCGGCTCGATCCGCAAGGTTGTCAAAGTGAAGCCGTTTGAGCTTGAGAGCAAGACCAAGAAATAG
- the gatC gene encoding Asp-tRNA(Asn)/Glu-tRNA(Gln) amidotransferase subunit GatC, with protein MAISLDQVRKLALMARLELSDDELGTITPQLEDIVAFVDKLMELDTDGIEPMVHAVETVNRWVPDQLGDSLSREQALANAPNHDEECFLVPPVLG; from the coding sequence TTGGCTATTTCACTCGATCAGGTCCGCAAACTCGCGCTGATGGCTCGTCTTGAGCTGTCCGATGACGAGCTTGGTACGATCACGCCCCAGTTGGAAGATATCGTTGCGTTTGTGGACAAGCTGATGGAGCTCGATACCGATGGGATCGAGCCGATGGTGCATGCTGTCGAAACCGTCAACCGCTGGGTACCGGACCAGTTGGGCGATAGTCTGTCGCGCGAGCAGGCCTTGGCTAATGCTCCGAATCACGACGAGGAATGTTTTCTTGTGCCGCCGGTCTTGGGTTAA
- the gatA gene encoding Asp-tRNA(Asn)/Glu-tRNA(Gln) amidotransferase subunit GatA, producing MTIPLDSAAKLLGLLASGELTARQATQASLDRIAATDPEVGAFTFVNTEAALAAADSIDQRRRDGQPLGALAGVPIAVKDVLCTTDMPTTCSSRMLENHMSPYDATVVARLRAADAVIVGKTNMDEFAMGASTETSAFGKTTNPWNPSLTPGGSSGGAAACVAAGDVPLSLGSDTGGSIRQPAAFCGITGLKPTYGRVSRYGLIAFASSLDQVGPMAFDAVDCATLLNAIAGSDASDSTSLPVETPDFTAGLDRIEGELRIGIVKHHLEAEGLDPEVRQAVDDAIEVFRDAGAKIVEVELPHSDYWVPTYYVIAPSEASSNLSRYDGAHYGHRSPVAASDAGDRGPLVATYCRSRGEAFGAEVKRRIMIGMYALSAGYGDKYYMKALQVRRLISQDFDAAFQNVDLLLGPVTPTPPFAMGEKIDDPLQMYLCDLFTVGANLAGIPALSMPGGLTSNNLPIGIQLQAPPLQEAKLLQAAAAFQRATDWHTKRPL from the coding sequence ATGACTATCCCGCTCGATTCTGCCGCCAAGTTGCTGGGGCTGTTGGCATCTGGTGAGCTCACCGCGCGCCAGGCGACTCAGGCGTCGTTGGATCGGATCGCGGCGACCGATCCCGAAGTCGGCGCCTTCACTTTCGTCAACACCGAAGCGGCGTTGGCTGCTGCCGATTCCATCGATCAGCGACGACGCGACGGCCAGCCTTTGGGAGCTCTCGCAGGCGTCCCGATCGCCGTGAAGGATGTGTTGTGCACGACCGACATGCCGACGACCTGTTCGTCGCGGATGTTGGAAAATCACATGTCGCCTTACGACGCAACGGTTGTCGCGCGGTTGCGTGCTGCCGATGCGGTGATCGTCGGTAAGACGAACATGGACGAATTTGCGATGGGAGCCAGCACGGAAACGAGTGCGTTTGGCAAAACCACCAACCCCTGGAACCCAAGCCTCACGCCCGGCGGCAGCAGCGGCGGCGCTGCGGCTTGTGTCGCCGCGGGGGATGTTCCGCTCTCTCTGGGTAGCGACACCGGCGGTTCGATTCGCCAACCCGCTGCGTTTTGTGGTATCACTGGGCTGAAGCCGACTTACGGGCGTGTCAGTCGCTACGGGCTGATCGCTTTCGCCAGCAGTCTGGATCAAGTCGGCCCGATGGCGTTTGATGCTGTCGATTGTGCGACGCTTCTGAATGCGATCGCTGGATCCGACGCCAGCGACAGTACTTCGCTGCCGGTCGAAACGCCCGACTTCACCGCCGGGTTGGATCGCATCGAGGGCGAACTGCGGATCGGTATCGTCAAGCATCACTTGGAAGCTGAAGGGCTCGATCCGGAGGTCCGCCAGGCCGTCGACGATGCGATCGAGGTCTTCCGCGATGCGGGAGCGAAGATCGTCGAAGTGGAGTTGCCGCATTCGGATTACTGGGTGCCGACCTACTACGTGATCGCGCCGAGCGAAGCAAGTAGCAATCTTTCCCGCTACGACGGCGCCCATTACGGCCACCGCAGCCCGGTTGCGGCGAGCGACGCGGGGGATCGCGGTCCATTGGTAGCCACCTATTGCCGCAGTCGCGGCGAAGCGTTTGGCGCAGAGGTCAAGCGGCGGATCATGATCGGGATGTATGCGTTAAGCGCCGGTTATGGCGACAAGTATTATATGAAAGCTCTGCAGGTTCGCCGTCTGATCAGCCAGGACTTCGATGCCGCTTTCCAAAACGTCGACCTGTTATTGGGCCCTGTGACTCCCACGCCGCCGTTTGCGATGGGAGAGAAGATCGACGATCCGTTGCAGATGTATCTGTGCGACCTGTTCACTGTCGGTGCGAATTTGGCTGGCATCCCCGCCCTTTCGATGCCCGGCGGACTGACTAGCAACAACCTGCCGATCGGGATCCAGTTGCAGGCTCCGCCGCTGCAAGAGGCTAAGCTGCTGCAAGCTGCCGCCGCATTCCAACGCGCCACCGATTGGCATACTAAGCGTCCTTTGTAA
- the gatB gene encoding Asp-tRNA(Asn)/Glu-tRNA(Gln) amidotransferase subunit GatB — MLSVDQPYEIVIGLEVHVQLRTTTKLFCRCATQFGAPPNTNVCPVCLGMPGALPVINEHAVQLALQTGLALGSTIPPMTKWDRKQYFYPDLPKGYQISQFDLPICDGGHLAIADPADESQTRTIRLIRAHLEEDAGKSMHDEANGRADSRIDLNRCGTPLLEIVSQPDMRSAAEAKAFLTELKLLLTYLDVSDCEMQEGSLRVDANVNLKIEKAGDTIATPIVEIKNMNSFRAVERAIAHEAQRQYHEWEETGLTIKDRTKRTFGWDDAAERTVPQREKEEAADYRYLPDPDLLPICLSTETVEATRAALAEFPAVARQRLQADYEIKAYDADVIVNQGRGVVEYFEAVAKGSGDARRASSWIQQDVLRTMKEQGVGIGDFAVSADTLAELLGQVSAGKLDNARARDVFQHLLEKGGSVAEAIKALGIESVDAGEIESLCQELLDANPQVVEDVRGGKMQAIGSLIGQAKKKNPNVNPKQFREICLQLIQSAG; from the coding sequence ATTCTTTCCGTGGACCAGCCTTACGAAATCGTGATCGGTTTGGAGGTGCATGTTCAGCTGAGGACAACGACCAAGTTGTTCTGCCGCTGTGCGACTCAGTTCGGTGCGCCGCCGAACACGAACGTCTGCCCGGTCTGCTTGGGGATGCCTGGCGCATTGCCGGTGATTAACGAGCATGCGGTTCAGTTGGCGTTGCAGACCGGTCTGGCTCTTGGCAGCACGATCCCGCCGATGACCAAGTGGGACCGCAAGCAGTACTTTTATCCCGATCTGCCCAAGGGCTACCAGATCAGCCAATTCGATCTGCCGATCTGCGATGGTGGTCACTTGGCGATTGCCGATCCAGCCGATGAATCGCAGACCCGCACGATTCGGCTGATCCGCGCCCACTTGGAAGAGGATGCTGGCAAGAGCATGCACGACGAGGCCAATGGGCGGGCTGACAGTCGGATCGATCTGAACCGCTGTGGCACTCCGTTGTTGGAAATTGTTAGCCAGCCCGACATGCGCAGCGCGGCTGAGGCCAAAGCGTTTCTGACCGAACTGAAGTTGTTGCTGACTTATCTGGATGTCTCCGATTGCGAGATGCAGGAGGGAAGTCTGCGGGTCGATGCGAACGTGAATCTGAAGATCGAGAAAGCTGGCGATACGATCGCCACGCCGATCGTCGAGATCAAAAATATGAACAGCTTTCGCGCCGTCGAGCGCGCGATCGCTCACGAGGCGCAGCGTCAGTACCACGAATGGGAAGAGACCGGGCTGACGATCAAGGATCGCACCAAGCGGACCTTCGGCTGGGACGATGCTGCGGAGCGAACGGTCCCGCAGCGCGAGAAGGAGGAGGCGGCTGATTATCGCTATTTGCCCGATCCAGATCTGCTGCCGATCTGTTTGTCGACGGAGACGGTCGAAGCGACGCGAGCCGCGTTGGCGGAATTCCCGGCGGTCGCTCGCCAGCGTTTGCAGGCCGATTACGAGATCAAGGCCTACGATGCCGACGTGATCGTTAATCAGGGCCGCGGTGTGGTGGAGTATTTCGAAGCGGTTGCCAAGGGGAGCGGCGACGCGCGGCGTGCCAGTTCGTGGATCCAGCAGGATGTGCTGCGAACGATGAAGGAGCAGGGGGTGGGGATTGGCGATTTTGCCGTCTCTGCCGACACGCTAGCTGAATTACTTGGGCAGGTTTCCGCCGGAAAACTGGATAACGCGCGAGCCCGCGACGTTTTTCAGCATCTATTAGAGAAGGGGGGAAGCGTTGCCGAAGCGATCAAGGCGTTGGGGATCGAATCGGTCGACGCGGGCGAAATCGAATCGCTTTGCCAGGAGTTGCTCGACGCGAATCCGCAGGTCGTGGAGGATGTGCGAGGCGGCAAAATGCAAGCCATTGGTTCGTTGATCGGTCAAGCCAAAAAGAAGAATCCCAACGTGAACCCGAAGCAGTTCCGCGAGATCTGTTTGCAGCTGATTCAATCGGCCGGGTAA
- a CDS encoding SAM hydrolase/SAM-dependent halogenase family protein: MSIITLLTDFGVSSPYVAQIKGVLATRQPESRVIDLTHSVPPQNVQAAAITLDDLAPWFPAGAVHVAVVDPGVGSDRRILAAHVGDWYFVLPDNGLISPLADRFAVKSVVALDRPEFWLSPVSNTFHGRDVMAPVAAAIARGVPLEELGESVDDWHRVHIPRPRVMSKSIQGEVIYVDSFGNLITNVSADDVHGDDVFRIGDRVVNGLVRSYSDRTAGQLVALIGSSGRLEFAVVDGNAAVQFGAGQGASVEVDLVGETQRVGDSQ; the protein is encoded by the coding sequence ATGTCGATCATCACTTTGTTAACCGACTTTGGCGTCTCGAGCCCCTATGTGGCTCAGATCAAAGGCGTTCTGGCGACTCGCCAGCCCGAGTCCCGCGTGATCGATCTGACCCATTCGGTCCCGCCGCAGAATGTCCAAGCCGCAGCGATCACGTTGGATGATCTCGCTCCCTGGTTTCCGGCCGGAGCGGTCCATGTCGCGGTCGTCGACCCCGGCGTCGGCAGCGACCGTCGCATCTTGGCGGCTCATGTCGGCGACTGGTATTTTGTCTTGCCCGACAACGGGCTGATCTCGCCGTTGGCCGACCGCTTCGCAGTCAAAAGCGTCGTCGCTTTGGATCGCCCTGAATTCTGGCTCTCTCCGGTTAGCAATACGTTCCATGGACGCGACGTGATGGCGCCGGTCGCCGCCGCAATCGCCCGTGGTGTTCCGTTGGAAGAACTTGGGGAATCGGTCGACGATTGGCATCGAGTTCACATCCCGCGTCCGCGCGTGATGTCAAAGTCGATTCAGGGCGAAGTGATCTACGTCGATTCGTTTGGCAATCTGATCACCAACGTCTCTGCCGACGATGTGCATGGCGACGATGTCTTTCGGATCGGCGATCGCGTTGTCAACGGCTTGGTCCGCAGCTATTCCGATCGCACCGCCGGGCAGTTGGTTGCGCTGATCGGATCGTCGGGGCGGCTGGAGTTTGCTGTCGTCGATGGCAATGCTGCGGTGCAGTTCGGGGCAGGGCAGGGGGCTTCGGTAGAGGTCGACTTGGTGGGCGAGACGCAGCGGGTCGGGGACTCGCAATGA
- a CDS encoding superoxide dismutase [Ni], producing the protein MRNTIYLAMAMLLAFTAKSASAHCEVPCGIYDDERRFVSMIEDHSTIEKAIAQIDELAGKHDAQDLNQLVRWVTTKEDHATRIQQTIAQYFMTQRLKADGENYTKKLTTAHAVMVAAMKCKQTAAPESAVALKKAIHDFYRAYEGKEPHLHP; encoded by the coding sequence ATGCGTAACACAATCTATTTGGCGATGGCAATGTTGCTGGCGTTCACCGCGAAATCGGCCAGCGCTCACTGCGAGGTTCCCTGCGGTATCTACGACGACGAACGACGTTTCGTTTCGATGATCGAAGACCACTCGACCATCGAAAAGGCGATCGCTCAGATCGACGAACTCGCTGGCAAGCACGACGCTCAAGACCTGAACCAATTGGTTCGCTGGGTCACGACGAAAGAAGATCACGCGACGCGAATCCAACAAACGATCGCCCAATACTTCATGACGCAACGCCTGAAAGCCGACGGCGAAAACTACACCAAGAAGCTGACCACCGCACACGCGGTGATGGTCGCCGCAATGAAGTGCAAGCAAACGGCTGCCCCCGAATCCGCCGTGGCACTCAAGAAAGCGATCCACGACTTCTACCGCGCCTACGAAGGCAAAGAACCTCACCTGCATCCCTAA
- a CDS encoding threonine aldolase family protein yields MIDLRSDTVTRPTAAMRQAMADAEVGDDVIDVDPTVQRLEQRTAELLGKEAAIYMPSGSMTNQIAIRVHCGRGEEFLCEADCHVYNYEQGAFASLSGLVARTIQGDSGVLRLDQVRGTVRPDNDHSVRTRMITLENTHNRGGGRVQPFENVKGICDWAKQQGLTRHLDGARLWNAVAATGIDEATWAAEFDSVSVCFSKGLGAPVGSALVGSREFIQEARRARKLFGGGMRQAGIIAAGALYAIEHHRACLVDDHTHAQLLAEAVRDSPGIDLPTPTVDTNIVIASVDPAWGTAAEFRDQLAAAGVSVMAFGPQAVRFVTHRDVDQAQIDRACQAIRTVAQKNRTSVAT; encoded by the coding sequence ATGATCGATTTGCGAAGTGATACCGTGACTCGGCCAACCGCTGCGATGCGTCAGGCGATGGCGGATGCCGAGGTGGGCGACGACGTGATCGATGTCGATCCCACGGTTCAGCGATTGGAACAGCGGACGGCGGAACTGCTTGGCAAAGAGGCGGCAATCTATATGCCCAGCGGTTCGATGACCAATCAGATCGCGATTCGTGTGCATTGCGGCCGTGGGGAGGAGTTTCTATGCGAAGCCGATTGCCACGTCTACAACTACGAGCAGGGAGCGTTTGCGTCGCTCAGCGGTTTGGTCGCGCGGACGATTCAGGGCGATTCGGGCGTGTTGCGACTGGATCAGGTTCGCGGGACGGTCCGCCCTGATAACGATCATTCGGTGCGAACGCGAATGATCACGCTGGAGAACACTCACAATCGCGGCGGTGGTCGCGTGCAGCCGTTTGAAAACGTGAAAGGGATATGCGATTGGGCCAAGCAGCAAGGTTTGACGCGGCATCTGGACGGCGCGCGATTGTGGAATGCCGTCGCTGCGACGGGGATCGACGAAGCGACTTGGGCCGCTGAATTTGATTCGGTCAGCGTCTGTTTCAGCAAAGGCTTGGGGGCCCCTGTCGGATCGGCGTTGGTTGGCAGTCGCGAATTTATTCAGGAAGCTCGGCGAGCTCGGAAGCTATTCGGCGGCGGGATGCGACAGGCTGGCATCATTGCCGCCGGTGCGCTGTATGCGATCGAGCATCACCGCGCTTGTTTGGTGGACGATCACACGCATGCTCAATTGTTAGCCGAGGCGGTTCGCGATTCGCCCGGCATCGATTTGCCGACGCCCACAGTCGACACAAACATCGTGATCGCATCGGTCGATCCCGCTTGGGGAACGGCGGCCGAGTTTCGGGATCAGTTGGCGGCGGCGGGGGTGTCGGTGATGGCCTTTGGTCCGCAAGCTGTCCGGTTCGTAACGCATCGGGATGTCGATCAGGCGCAGATCGATCGGGCTTGCCAAGCGATTCGCACTGTCGCCCAGAAGAACCGCACGAGCGTGGCCACTTGA
- a CDS encoding glycosyltransferase family 39 protein, whose product MIGTAGSESQGLHTGRVAPWQLALAASAVFLVALVLRLPSCFDSLWVDELHTAWTIWSDFSDVPSRARLGNQSPVYFAVMWLWHQVVGDAEVALRLSSVLLVACSCLLLVVGVYRLHRDLLLGLLAGGLLAVDRNSIFFGTELRPYAAVILLSTLLVLVCAGALDRRRCWRAIALVVIVAALFWTHYTAMLVAAGVLVAFALNQIFRQRWGSASIASVAVDALLVWSAVGIAAAVEYRAIVQLWGRRGEWEAFAVPRPLNAADSLGQNLSVFAGDIGAMWPWVPAFLVPLALLVLARLAGARFEVRRWLPFVAAVVLVTLVAYGLATLKVSAVWHRRYIVGLLPVLAWGSAGLWLTAIRGIFASLRRWRLSGRLVSSPVAMLAAAVVPVVVLLFWQGTLENLLRRDLHLVHRGEDWRSAVAAIDELRIAGQPVAVDAGLIEAKRWKRDRSEGRGAESAMFLQYLCCPVNNIYPLREVVPLAGVSEEELLRFRQQSADRNSSDREMLWIIARVPQRRHEAVAELLQAFASRQADRAAGGKRFEFTTHSFGGVLVIQWRVE is encoded by the coding sequence TTGATCGGAACGGCAGGCTCGGAATCGCAAGGGTTGCACACAGGGCGGGTTGCTCCGTGGCAGCTTGCGCTGGCGGCGAGTGCTGTGTTTTTGGTCGCGTTGGTTCTGCGACTTCCTTCCTGCTTCGATAGCCTGTGGGTAGACGAGCTCCACACGGCGTGGACGATCTGGAGCGACTTCAGCGATGTTCCGTCGCGAGCTCGGTTGGGAAATCAGTCTCCCGTCTACTTCGCGGTGATGTGGTTGTGGCATCAGGTCGTTGGGGATGCTGAGGTCGCATTGCGTCTTAGTTCGGTCTTGTTGGTGGCGTGCAGCTGTCTCTTGCTGGTCGTTGGTGTCTATCGACTGCATCGCGATCTATTGCTTGGGCTGTTGGCTGGTGGGCTGTTGGCAGTCGATCGGAACAGCATCTTCTTTGGCACCGAACTGCGTCCCTATGCTGCGGTAATTCTGTTGTCGACGCTGTTGGTGCTGGTCTGTGCTGGTGCTCTCGATCGTCGCAGGTGTTGGCGAGCAATCGCGTTGGTCGTTATCGTCGCCGCCTTGTTCTGGACGCACTACACCGCGATGTTAGTCGCGGCGGGAGTGTTGGTTGCGTTTGCGTTGAATCAAATCTTCCGGCAGCGATGGGGCAGCGCTTCGATAGCGAGTGTTGCTGTCGACGCGTTGCTGGTCTGGAGTGCTGTCGGCATTGCAGCGGCTGTGGAGTACCGCGCGATCGTTCAGTTGTGGGGCAGGCGAGGGGAGTGGGAAGCGTTTGCTGTCCCGCGACCTTTGAACGCAGCGGATTCGCTGGGCCAGAACCTTTCAGTCTTCGCCGGCGACATTGGGGCGATGTGGCCTTGGGTTCCAGCGTTTTTGGTTCCGTTGGCCCTGCTGGTGCTCGCCCGTTTGGCTGGGGCTCGGTTTGAAGTGCGGCGATGGCTTCCGTTTGTCGCAGCGGTCGTGTTGGTGACTTTGGTTGCGTACGGTTTGGCGACGCTGAAGGTCTCCGCTGTTTGGCATCGTCGCTACATCGTCGGTTTGCTGCCGGTCTTGGCGTGGGGATCGGCAGGACTCTGGCTCACCGCGATCCGTGGGATTTTTGCGTCGCTGCGACGGTGGCGACTTTCTGGTCGGTTGGTATCTTCGCCGGTGGCGATGCTGGCCGCAGCGGTGGTTCCCGTTGTCGTATTGCTCTTCTGGCAGGGAACGTTGGAAAACCTACTGCGTCGCGATCTGCACCTGGTGCATCGCGGCGAGGACTGGCGGTCTGCGGTCGCTGCAATCGACGAGCTTCGCATTGCGGGGCAACCGGTCGCCGTCGATGCAGGCTTGATCGAAGCGAAGCGATGGAAGCGGGACCGAAGTGAGGGACGTGGTGCCGAATCCGCGATGTTCCTTCAGTATCTGTGTTGTCCCGTGAACAATATCTATCCGCTGCGCGAAGTCGTTCCGCTGGCTGGCGTCAGTGAAGAGGAGCTGCTTCGCTTCCGGCAGCAGTCGGCCGATCGGAATTCCTCCGATCGCGAGATGCTATGGATCATCGCTCGCGTTCCGCAGCGGCGTCACGAAGCGGTCGCTGAACTGCTGCAAGCGTTTGCCTCGCGTCAAGCAGACCGCGCCGCCGGCGGCAAACGCTTCGAGTTCACCACGCACAGCTTCGGCGGCGTGCTCGTGATCCAATGGCGAGTCGAGTGA
- a CDS encoding Rpn family recombination-promoting nuclease/putative transposase, translating to MDEDPEESDDRLKNPHDRFVRRLLGDTDHVRELVRWQLPAEVVAELDLETLVPAKETFVDKTLRGGLSDLVFQVELAGGGDAFVMLLFEHKSVVDEQAVFQVLRYMVAINEQRQRNGQPLCCVIPLILYHGVRSWDAPRRLPELIHAPAAFRGYIPDFDMPLLDLSGCSDAELRRESVFLAYMTLLKYIRRDELPERLPEILSLFHRLLPPATALESIETILRYLVVGTDRVSRQELVTVFTRVMQSKGASAMPTIAEEWKEEGRQEGRQEGAMIGQVLAYQQFLGRPTSGEEALLAMGADELRALFEQLQAEFQKLRR from the coding sequence ATGGATGAGGATCCGGAGGAGAGTGACGATCGGCTGAAGAACCCGCACGATCGGTTTGTGCGGCGGTTGTTGGGCGACACCGATCATGTCCGCGAGTTGGTGCGGTGGCAGTTGCCGGCGGAGGTGGTTGCAGAGTTGGATCTTGAAACGCTTGTGCCGGCTAAGGAGACGTTTGTCGATAAAACGTTACGGGGTGGGCTCTCGGATTTGGTTTTTCAAGTGGAGTTGGCAGGCGGAGGGGATGCGTTTGTGATGCTGTTGTTCGAGCACAAATCGGTTGTCGACGAGCAGGCGGTGTTTCAAGTGCTCCGTTATATGGTCGCGATCAACGAGCAGCGTCAACGCAACGGTCAGCCGCTTTGTTGCGTGATTCCCTTGATTTTGTATCACGGTGTGCGGTCGTGGGATGCTCCGCGGCGGTTGCCTGAACTGATTCATGCACCCGCGGCTTTTCGCGGTTATATTCCCGACTTCGATATGCCGCTGCTCGATTTGAGCGGCTGCAGCGACGCGGAGTTGCGGCGAGAATCGGTCTTCCTCGCCTACATGACGCTGCTAAAATATATACGGCGGGATGAGCTGCCGGAGCGTTTGCCCGAGATCCTGTCGCTATTTCACCGCTTGCTGCCGCCAGCGACGGCGCTTGAGAGTATCGAAACAATTCTCCGCTATCTCGTGGTCGGCACCGACCGCGTCTCGCGGCAGGAGTTGGTGACTGTGTTTACTCGCGTGATGCAATCCAAAGGAGCATCGGCTATGCCAACAATCGCAGAAGAATGGAAAGAAGAGGGTCGCCAGGAAGGACGTCAGGAGGGAGCAATGATTGGTCAGGTCTTAGCCTATCAGCAATTCCTTGGGCGGCCGACTTCCGGTGAAGAGGCGTTGTTGGCGATGGGGGCGGACGAGTTGCGTGCGCTGTTTGAGCAATTGCAGGCGGAGTTTCAAAAGCTGCGTCGTTAG